In Streptomyces canus, one DNA window encodes the following:
- a CDS encoding SAM-dependent methyltransferase yields the protein MADQAENSEQSEQEALPKIDTSVPQSARIWNYWLGGKDNYEVDRVAGDAFCEIFPGIETGARAARYFLARAVRHLAGEEGVRQFLDIGTGLPNVDNTHQIAQRVAPESRIVYVDNDPLVLAHARALLTSTPEGVTNYVDADLRDPATILREAGKTLDFDKPVALMLMGILGHIEDHDEACAIVRELVAGLPSGSFLVQYDSTATSEAYVQAIQQYNEGGSLPYILRSPEQLARYFDGLELLEPGVASCSRWRPDTEALGLPAEVHQYGGVARKG from the coding sequence ATGGCTGATCAGGCAGAGAACTCCGAGCAGTCCGAGCAGGAGGCCTTGCCCAAGATCGACACCTCTGTGCCGCAGTCGGCCCGGATCTGGAACTACTGGCTGGGCGGGAAGGACAACTACGAGGTCGACCGGGTGGCCGGTGACGCCTTCTGCGAGATCTTCCCCGGCATCGAGACCGGCGCCCGCGCGGCGCGGTACTTCCTCGCCCGCGCCGTCCGTCATCTGGCCGGTGAGGAGGGCGTCCGGCAGTTCCTGGACATAGGCACCGGGCTGCCGAACGTCGACAACACCCACCAGATCGCCCAGCGGGTGGCCCCGGAGTCCCGGATCGTCTACGTCGACAACGACCCGCTGGTGCTGGCCCACGCCCGCGCGCTGCTCACCAGCACCCCGGAGGGGGTCACCAACTACGTCGACGCCGACCTGCGCGACCCCGCCACGATCCTGCGGGAGGCCGGGAAGACCCTGGACTTCGACAAGCCCGTCGCCCTCATGCTGATGGGCATCCTCGGCCACATCGAGGACCACGACGAGGCGTGCGCGATCGTGCGGGAGCTGGTGGCCGGGCTGCCCTCCGGCAGCTTCCTCGTGCAGTACGACAGCACCGCCACCAGCGAGGCCTACGTCCAGGCGATCCAGCAGTACAACGAGGGCGGTTCGCTCCCCTACATCCTGCGCAGCCCCGAGCAGCTCGCGCGTTACTTCGACGGACTGGAGCTGCTCGAACCGGGCGTGGCGTCGTGCTCGCGCTGGCGCCCCGACACCGAGGCGCTGGGGCTTCCCGCGGAGGTGCACCAGTACGGCGGTGTGGCTCGCAAGGGCTGA
- a CDS encoding S8 family serine peptidase, producing the protein MELRIRHRPAAMAAGVASVTLVLAGLPAGAGAVDTGGGRTAAAVRTVTLVTGDRVLVGDKGRVSGVERAPGRKDVPFSVREVAGHTRVVPGDAELLLAQGKLDARLFDVTQLLKDGYDDAGRSDVPLIVTFKGKKTPSMSPFTEAGARMGRALPVVNGKSMRSAKKRTADFWDTVTAGESGAVEKVWLDGRRKASLDRSVPQIGAPAAWAAGYDGTGVKVAVLDTGVDTSHPDLADQVVEEKDFSGSDGTGDKFGHGTHVASTVAGTGAKSGGKYKGVAPGAKILNGKVLDDTGFGSDSGIIAGMEWAVAQKADVVNLSLGGTDLPGTDPMEEAVDRLSADSDTLFVVAAGNEGEFGEGTVGSPGSADAALTVGAVDKSDALADFSSRGPRVGDSGVKPDLTAPGVEITAAAAAGSLIEKEYPSGVPGYATLDGTSMATPHVAGAAALLAQQHPDWSGERLKAVLTGSAKPGTYSSFQQGTGRTDLVRALDQNVVTEQGPLDFGEQQWPHDDDKPSTQQLTYRNLGTEPVTLDLSVDAFAVDGKPAAEGMFSVSPQRITVPAGGTASAEVTADTRAGSADGSFGGSVQATSADGKVQVRSAVGAAREVESYSLTLKHIDENGRPTGDAATAVADFDGDFYAEYADEQDGELTVRLPKGDYILSGIIHPETSSPAHGILVEPRFRLDGDRTVTVDARQAKPVDITVPDPTAENTDATVVIGFGRGEGKRDGSLQYLMPSFQGSRFGRLGGGEPVDGLNALYSGGWSGRGADGDRVNYHAAWFREGSVDGFTAKVGRKQLAKVDLQVGEAVDGRRVQAEVSPHLPDGELVFGFTDMRGDLPFRSTEYILDNGVKWSLRTWQVSGDSQDSVFENFLMRMPQTWKAGHRYQERFNVGVFGPAPAGTGQLGPARGFPGVARMGNTVRAYVPLFGDGAGHWGTSNTTAVTTRLEADGKEIADDYGIPPTDGLTEYTVPAEDTTYKLTVDNSRDPAVYPVSTRVRAEWTFRSAKTPDDDFTALPLSTVRYSPDLTLASTAKAGKRFEVPFTVEGAAAGQRPAKLAFQVSYDEGKTWQPAKTVGGTHLSLKHPATAGSVSLRAELTDRAGNTLTQTIERAYLTTP; encoded by the coding sequence ATGGAGTTACGCATACGCCACAGACCTGCGGCCATGGCCGCGGGAGTGGCTTCCGTGACGCTGGTCCTCGCCGGTCTGCCGGCCGGCGCGGGAGCCGTCGACACCGGGGGCGGTCGTACGGCCGCCGCGGTACGGACGGTCACGCTGGTCACCGGCGACCGGGTCCTGGTCGGCGACAAGGGCCGGGTCTCCGGAGTGGAGCGGGCACCGGGCCGAAAGGACGTGCCGTTCTCGGTCCGGGAGGTCGCCGGACACACCCGGGTCGTTCCCGGCGACGCCGAACTGCTGCTCGCCCAGGGGAAGTTGGACGCGAGGCTGTTCGACGTGACCCAGCTGCTCAAGGACGGCTACGACGACGCGGGCCGGTCCGACGTACCGCTGATCGTCACGTTCAAGGGCAAAAAGACGCCCTCCATGAGCCCGTTCACCGAGGCCGGGGCCCGGATGGGCCGTGCGCTGCCGGTGGTCAACGGCAAGTCGATGCGTTCCGCCAAGAAGCGGACGGCCGACTTCTGGGACACCGTCACCGCCGGCGAGTCCGGGGCTGTCGAGAAGGTCTGGCTGGACGGCCGGCGCAAGGCCTCGCTCGACCGGAGCGTCCCGCAGATCGGCGCACCTGCCGCGTGGGCCGCCGGGTACGACGGCACCGGGGTGAAGGTCGCCGTCCTGGACACCGGAGTCGACACCTCCCACCCCGATCTGGCGGACCAGGTGGTCGAGGAGAAGGACTTCTCGGGCTCCGACGGTACCGGCGACAAGTTCGGCCACGGTACGCACGTGGCGTCCACCGTGGCCGGCACCGGCGCCAAGTCCGGGGGCAAGTACAAGGGGGTCGCGCCGGGCGCGAAGATCCTCAACGGCAAGGTCCTGGACGACACCGGCTTCGGCTCGGACTCCGGGATCATCGCCGGCATGGAGTGGGCGGTGGCCCAGAAGGCGGACGTCGTCAACCTCAGCCTCGGCGGCACCGACCTGCCGGGCACCGACCCGATGGAGGAGGCCGTGGACCGGCTCTCCGCCGATTCCGACACGCTCTTCGTCGTGGCGGCGGGCAACGAGGGCGAGTTCGGCGAGGGCACGGTCGGCTCGCCCGGCAGCGCGGACGCCGCGCTCACCGTCGGCGCGGTCGACAAGTCCGACGCGCTCGCCGACTTCTCCAGTCGCGGCCCGCGGGTCGGGGACAGCGGCGTCAAGCCGGACCTGACCGCGCCCGGTGTCGAGATCACGGCAGCGGCGGCGGCCGGCAGCCTCATCGAGAAGGAGTACCCCTCCGGCGTCCCCGGCTACGCCACCCTCGACGGTACGTCCATGGCGACCCCGCATGTCGCGGGCGCCGCCGCCCTCCTCGCCCAGCAGCATCCCGACTGGAGCGGCGAGCGCCTCAAGGCGGTCCTCACCGGTTCCGCGAAGCCGGGGACGTACAGCTCCTTCCAGCAGGGCACCGGCCGTACCGATCTGGTCCGGGCGCTGGACCAGAACGTCGTCACCGAGCAGGGGCCGCTCGACTTCGGCGAGCAGCAGTGGCCGCACGACGACGACAAGCCGTCCACCCAGCAGCTCACCTACCGCAACCTCGGCACCGAGCCGGTCACCCTCGACCTGTCCGTCGACGCCTTCGCGGTGGACGGGAAGCCCGCCGCCGAGGGCATGTTCAGCGTGTCCCCGCAGCGGATCACCGTCCCGGCGGGCGGCACCGCGAGCGCCGAGGTCACGGCGGACACCCGCGCGGGGAGCGCCGACGGCAGCTTCGGCGGTTCGGTGCAGGCCACGTCGGCCGACGGCAAGGTCCAGGTGCGGTCCGCCGTAGGTGCGGCGCGCGAGGTGGAGTCGTACAGCCTGACGCTCAAGCACATCGACGAGAACGGCCGGCCGACCGGGGACGCCGCCACCGCTGTCGCCGATTTCGACGGCGACTTCTACGCCGAGTACGCCGACGAGCAGGACGGCGAACTGACGGTGCGGCTGCCCAAGGGCGACTACATCCTCAGCGGGATCATTCACCCGGAGACCTCGTCGCCCGCCCACGGCATTCTGGTGGAGCCGAGGTTCCGGCTGGACGGCGACAGGACCGTCACCGTGGACGCCCGGCAGGCGAAGCCGGTGGACATCACCGTGCCGGACCCGACGGCCGAGAACACCGACGCCACCGTCGTGATCGGCTTCGGGCGCGGCGAGGGCAAGCGTGACGGTTCACTCCAGTACCTGATGCCGAGCTTCCAGGGCTCACGGTTCGGGCGGCTCGGCGGCGGGGAGCCCGTGGACGGGCTCAACGCCCTGTACTCCGGCGGCTGGAGCGGCCGGGGAGCGGACGGCGACCGGGTCAACTACCACGCGGCCTGGTTCCGGGAGGGCAGTGTGGACGGCTTCACCGCCAAGGTCGGGCGGAAGCAGTTGGCGAAGGTCGACCTCCAGGTGGGCGAGGCCGTCGACGGCCGCCGCGTCCAGGCCGAGGTGAGCCCGCACCTGCCCGACGGCGAACTGGTCTTCGGCTTCACCGACATGCGGGGCGACCTGCCGTTCCGGAGCACCGAGTACATCCTCGACAACGGTGTGAAGTGGTCCCTGCGCACCTGGCAGGTCTCGGGCGACAGCCAGGACTCGGTCTTCGAGAACTTCCTCATGAGGATGCCGCAGACCTGGAAGGCCGGTCACCGCTACCAGGAGCGCTTCAACGTCGGCGTCTTCGGCCCGGCACCGGCCGGCACCGGACAGCTCGGACCGGCCAGGGGCTTCCCCGGCGTCGCCCGCATGGGGAACACCGTCAGGGCGTATGTCCCGCTGTTCGGCGACGGCGCCGGACACTGGGGCACCAGCAACACCACCGCGGTGACGACCAGGCTGGAGGCGGACGGCAAGGAGATCGCCGACGACTACGGCATCCCTCCCACCGACGGGCTCACCGAGTACACGGTTCCCGCGGAGGACACCACCTACAAGCTGACGGTGGACAACTCCCGTGACCCGGCCGTGTATCCGGTCAGCACCCGGGTCCGCGCGGAGTGGACCTTCCGCTCGGCGAAGACCCCCGACGACGATTTCACCGCACTGCCGCTGTCGACGGTCCGCTACAGCCCTGACCTGACCCTGGCGAGCACGGCGAAGGCGGGCAAGCGCTTCGAGGTGCCCTTCACCGTCGAGGGCGCGGCGGCGGGACAGCGCCCGGCGAAACTCGCCTTCCAGGTGTCCTACGACGAGGGGAAGACCTGGCAGCCCGCCAAGACCGTCGGCGGCACGCACCTGTCGCTCAAGCATCCGGCGACGGCGGGCTCCGTCTCCCTGCGCGCGGAGCTGACGGACCGGGCGGGCAACACCCTGACCCAGACGATCGAAAGGGCCTACCTGACCACCCCGTAA
- a CDS encoding DUF3152 domain-containing protein, whose translation MGGLAALVASAAVGGAVVAWLPSDASRTSAALSPVASPDPRRTPESPEPQESGAPPSPSTTPLPQSGPGTFVTAPGGSGRVGKGTPLRYRVEVEKGITISPEEVAAQVERTLADPRGWTADGHSAFQRVSTGPTDFRVRLATPVTVDKICAEGGLDTGGKVNCSVNQNVMVNLRRWVLATEFYPKDVVGYRSLIINHEVGHFLGHGHVTCPGKGQPAPAMMQQIKGLLGCVPNVWPYDSDGRLLTGPSAP comes from the coding sequence ATGGGCGGCCTGGCCGCGTTGGTGGCCTCCGCGGCCGTCGGCGGTGCGGTGGTGGCGTGGCTGCCGTCCGACGCGAGTCGCACGTCCGCGGCCCTCTCACCCGTGGCGAGTCCGGACCCTCGCAGGACCCCTGAGTCACCGGAACCGCAAGAGTCCGGCGCGCCTCCCAGCCCCTCCACGACTCCTCTCCCCCAGAGCGGCCCGGGGACCTTCGTCACCGCGCCCGGCGGGAGCGGGCGGGTCGGCAAGGGCACGCCCCTGCGCTACCGGGTCGAAGTGGAGAAGGGCATCACGATCTCCCCCGAGGAGGTCGCCGCGCAGGTGGAGCGGACCTTGGCCGACCCGCGCGGCTGGACGGCCGACGGCCACTCGGCGTTCCAGCGGGTGTCCACTGGCCCCACCGACTTCCGGGTCCGCCTCGCCACCCCGGTGACCGTCGACAAGATCTGCGCCGAGGGCGGTCTCGACACCGGCGGCAAGGTCAACTGCAGCGTGAACCAGAACGTGATGGTCAACCTCAGACGCTGGGTGCTGGCGACCGAGTTCTACCCGAAGGACGTCGTCGGGTACCGCTCGCTGATCATCAACCACGAGGTGGGCCACTTCCTCGGCCACGGCCATGTCACCTGCCCCGGCAAGGGGCAGCCGGCCCCCGCGATGATGCAGCAGATCAAGGGCCTGCTCGGCTGCGTCCCCAATGTCTGGCCGTACGACAGCGACGGCCGTCTCCTCACGGGTCCCTCCGCCCCGTGA
- a CDS encoding response regulator transcription factor yields the protein MSRVLLIEDDPAVREGVALALRRQNHDVAATATGEEGMDRLRAFRPDIVVLDLMLPGMTGLDVCRGIRAVDQTLPIIMATARGEEVDIVVGLEAGADDYVVKPVLARVLDARIRAVLRRASGSAPRAEGLPKIDTYGDLAVDRAGLTVALNGEPIALAPSELRLLLTLSASPGQVFSRQQLLEAVWEHDYHGDARLVDACVKRLRTKMSEPPRAPRYIHTVRGFGYRFAAP from the coding sequence ATGTCACGTGTACTGCTGATCGAAGACGACCCCGCCGTGCGGGAGGGGGTCGCCCTGGCCCTGCGCCGCCAGAACCATGACGTCGCCGCCACCGCGACCGGCGAGGAGGGGATGGACCGGCTGCGGGCCTTCCGGCCGGACATCGTCGTCCTCGATCTGATGCTGCCCGGCATGACCGGCCTGGACGTGTGCCGGGGTATACGGGCCGTCGACCAGACCCTGCCGATCATCATGGCGACCGCACGAGGAGAGGAAGTGGACATCGTCGTCGGCCTGGAGGCGGGCGCCGACGACTACGTCGTCAAACCCGTCCTGGCCCGTGTGCTCGACGCGCGCATACGCGCGGTCCTGCGCCGGGCGTCCGGAAGCGCCCCCCGCGCCGAGGGCCTGCCGAAGATCGACACCTACGGCGACCTGGCCGTCGACCGGGCCGGCCTGACCGTCGCGCTGAACGGTGAGCCGATCGCCCTCGCCCCCTCCGAACTACGGCTTCTGCTCACCCTGTCCGCCTCGCCGGGCCAGGTGTTCAGCCGTCAGCAACTCCTGGAGGCGGTCTGGGAGCACGACTACCACGGCGACGCCCGCCTGGTGGACGCCTGCGTCAAACGACTGCGCACCAAGATGTCCGAGCCGCCCCGCGCACCCCGCTACATCCACACCGTGCGCGGTTTCGGCTACCGCTTCGCGGCGCCGTGA
- a CDS encoding sensor histidine kinase — translation MRKRRLRGLRARLVVAFGLVAAVAAISTGALTFREARTGVLQQSQDATIRQLRAQLNQHATELAVPPEESALREFAKDVAATESQGSWRVLVTYGDRSGSSAPGDPFTEVTPALREAVGSSQATVFQRVRGEGRTSLVVGMSILFGGRDTAAAVTGVHVFLVVPQTTEQAYVDALVTAVERAMVVALALAVVLALLAARGVLVPVRKLRFATRRIAEGRLDTRLAVNGSDELADLSHTFNETAAALETSVAELREMEARARRFAADVSHELRTPLAAMSAVTDVLDEDAARLDPDTATAVRLISEETIKLARLVDDLMEISRFDAGAAVLHLDEIDLAESIRRTLAARGWTDTVATDLPPPHAVRGRVDPRRVDVVVANLVGNALKHGARPVQVRLSVGGAGAVIEVRDSGPGIPHDVLPHVFERFYKSDTARIRSEGSGLGLSITAENVRIHGGTVRAANHPAGGAVFTVELPLWRDESPEENPS, via the coding sequence GTGAGGAAGCGCCGGCTGCGGGGCCTGCGGGCCCGCCTGGTGGTGGCCTTCGGGCTCGTCGCCGCCGTCGCGGCCATCTCGACCGGGGCCCTGACCTTCCGCGAGGCGCGCACCGGAGTGCTCCAGCAGAGCCAGGACGCCACCATCAGGCAACTGCGGGCCCAGCTCAACCAACATGCCACCGAACTCGCCGTGCCTCCCGAGGAATCGGCGCTGCGGGAGTTCGCGAAGGACGTGGCGGCCACCGAGTCGCAGGGCAGCTGGCGGGTGCTGGTGACCTACGGGGATCGCAGCGGCTCCTCCGCCCCGGGAGACCCCTTCACCGAGGTGACGCCCGCCCTGCGGGAGGCCGTCGGGTCCAGCCAGGCCACCGTCTTCCAGCGGGTGCGCGGCGAGGGGCGCACCTCCCTCGTCGTCGGCATGTCGATCCTCTTCGGCGGCCGGGACACCGCTGCCGCGGTCACCGGGGTCCACGTGTTCCTCGTCGTTCCGCAGACCACGGAACAGGCGTACGTCGACGCCCTGGTCACCGCTGTCGAGCGGGCCATGGTGGTGGCCCTCGCGCTCGCTGTCGTACTCGCGCTCCTCGCCGCCCGCGGGGTGCTGGTGCCGGTGCGCAAGCTGCGGTTCGCCACCCGCAGGATCGCCGAAGGGCGCCTGGACACCCGGCTAGCGGTCAACGGCTCCGACGAACTCGCCGACCTGTCCCACACGTTCAACGAGACGGCCGCCGCACTGGAGACATCGGTGGCCGAACTGCGCGAGATGGAGGCGCGGGCCCGTCGCTTCGCGGCCGACGTCTCGCACGAACTGCGCACCCCGCTCGCCGCCATGTCCGCCGTCACCGACGTCCTCGACGAGGACGCCGCCCGGCTGGACCCCGACACCGCCACCGCGGTCAGGCTCATCAGCGAAGAGACGATCAAACTCGCCCGTCTCGTCGACGACTTGATGGAGATCTCCCGGTTCGACGCGGGCGCCGCGGTGCTGCACCTGGACGAGATCGACCTCGCCGAGTCGATCCGGCGCACCCTCGCCGCCCGCGGCTGGACGGACACGGTGGCGACCGATCTGCCGCCGCCGCACGCGGTACGCGGACGCGTCGACCCGCGCCGCGTCGACGTGGTCGTCGCCAACCTGGTCGGCAACGCGCTCAAGCACGGCGCCCGCCCGGTACAGGTGCGTCTGAGCGTCGGCGGCGCGGGGGCCGTCATCGAGGTACGGGACAGCGGCCCCGGCATCCCCCACGACGTCCTGCCCCATGTCTTCGAGCGGTTCTACAAGTCGGACACCGCCCGGATCCGCTCGGAGGGCAGCGGCCTCGGTCTGTCCATCACCGCCGAGAACGTCCGCATCCACGGCGGCACCGTCCGCGCGGCCAACCACCCGGCGGGCGGCGCCGTCTTCACCGTAGAACTTCCGCTGTGGCGGGACGAGTCGCCCGAGGAGAACCCGTCATGA
- a CDS encoding PP2C family protein-serine/threonine phosphatase, whose amino-acid sequence MLVLLDPAAELAVLATAGHVPPLVVRPGTAPELADLPVGPPLGTGFGGYESRHCPLPPGTLLPAYTDGLVERRGEDIDTGLAALTHASVTAGNALPVILNTVLDRPAPANSDDAVTLLAARTLREPLGPR is encoded by the coding sequence GTGCTGGTCCTCCTGGACCCCGCCGCCGAACTCGCCGTCCTGGCCACCGCCGGCCATGTCCCGCCGCTGGTGGTGAGGCCGGGCACCGCGCCCGAACTCGCGGACCTGCCCGTCGGCCCTCCCCTCGGCACGGGCTTCGGCGGATACGAGAGCCGGCACTGCCCGCTGCCGCCGGGCACCCTGCTGCCGGCCTACACCGACGGCCTCGTGGAGCGGCGCGGCGAGGACATCGACACGGGCCTCGCCGCCCTCACCCACGCATCCGTCACCGCCGGGAACGCCCTGCCGGTCATCCTGAACACCGTCCTCGACCGGCCGGCCCCGGCCAACTCGGACGACGCCGTCACGCTTCTGGCGGCGCGCACCCTACGGGAGCCGCTCGGCCCCCGGTGA
- a CDS encoding phytanoyl-CoA dioxygenase family protein produces MSTTRQLLSSAQVARFVAHGFLRLDGIVPREMNEEALGVFAAGLPSVPYGTPVPKAFPDGSFARRLVELPAVAGALESLVGPDPTVDHHFVHTRDPREGSAQPLHADAVIDLRSDAFDVQLMYYPQEVTAEMGGTLIVPGSHLRRTNESDTGRYQNLRGQTRLTCPAGTVALLHHGIWHGGRRNDSDIVRHMYKIRFNPTVPQVRLWDTADLDAPAVREELGRGFPWYEQATGRLEILNRIRLWRALTADPAFDIEYWATRIANRPAAQRSKA; encoded by the coding sequence ATGTCAACCACACGACAGCTGCTGAGCTCCGCCCAGGTGGCGCGGTTCGTGGCCCACGGTTTCCTGCGCCTGGACGGCATCGTGCCCCGGGAGATGAACGAGGAGGCGCTCGGTGTCTTCGCCGCCGGGCTGCCCTCCGTGCCGTACGGGACTCCCGTACCGAAGGCGTTCCCCGACGGCTCATTCGCCCGCCGACTCGTCGAACTGCCCGCCGTCGCGGGGGCGTTGGAGAGTCTGGTGGGCCCGGATCCGACCGTCGACCACCACTTCGTGCACACCCGTGACCCGCGCGAGGGCAGCGCCCAGCCGCTGCACGCCGACGCCGTCATCGATCTGCGGTCCGACGCCTTCGACGTCCAGCTCATGTACTACCCGCAGGAGGTCACCGCGGAGATGGGCGGCACGCTCATCGTCCCGGGCAGCCATCTGCGCCGCACCAACGAGTCCGACACCGGCCGCTACCAGAACCTGCGCGGCCAGACCCGGCTGACCTGCCCGGCCGGCACGGTCGCGCTGCTGCACCACGGGATCTGGCACGGCGGACGGCGCAACGACAGCGACATCGTCCGCCACATGTACAAGATCCGCTTCAACCCGACCGTGCCCCAGGTGCGGCTGTGGGACACGGCGGACCTGGACGCGCCTGCCGTCCGGGAGGAACTGGGGCGCGGTTTCCCCTGGTACGAGCAGGCCACCGGCCGGCTGGAGATCCTCAACCGGATCAGGCTGTGGCGTGCCCTGACCGCCGATCCCGCATTCGACATCGAGTACTGGGCCACCCGCATCGCCAACCGGCCCGCCGCACAGAGGAGCAAGGCGTGA
- a CDS encoding AraC family transcriptional regulator — protein MTQHVDLTLDLPPHVENAGVGVHGSAGPHDVFRLPRLWQLHLYGYSGTLELGGSRHPIRPGHVSLVPPGTEVHFHYGATRCEHLYAHFRLPGGGERRRVPVMQDAGADAAVLTGLLRQTVAASAQSSARASAELWTVLWRTTGLTAAGENRPGSRHPALRTAVAHIEEHLAGPLSVPGIARAAGVSHTHLTRLFREDTGHTVVAYIRRRRTERARHLLIASTLAIPAIAATVGIPDLQAFNKACRKELGASPRAVREGHG, from the coding sequence ATGACCCAGCACGTCGACCTCACCCTCGACCTGCCGCCCCACGTGGAGAACGCCGGCGTCGGTGTGCACGGCTCCGCGGGCCCGCACGACGTGTTCCGGCTCCCACGGCTGTGGCAGCTCCATCTCTACGGCTACTCCGGCACCCTCGAGCTGGGCGGCTCCCGGCACCCGATCCGTCCGGGGCACGTGAGCCTCGTCCCGCCCGGCACCGAGGTGCACTTCCACTACGGCGCGACGCGCTGCGAGCACCTGTACGCCCACTTCCGGCTGCCGGGCGGCGGCGAGCGGCGCCGGGTCCCGGTGATGCAGGACGCCGGGGCGGACGCGGCGGTGCTGACCGGGCTGCTGAGGCAGACGGTCGCCGCGAGCGCGCAGTCCTCGGCCCGGGCCTCCGCCGAACTGTGGACGGTGCTGTGGCGCACGACCGGCCTGACCGCCGCCGGCGAGAACCGTCCCGGCTCCCGGCACCCCGCCCTGCGGACAGCCGTCGCCCACATCGAGGAGCATCTGGCCGGGCCGCTGAGCGTCCCCGGCATCGCTCGCGCCGCCGGGGTCTCGCACACCCATCTGACCCGGCTGTTCCGCGAGGACACCGGACACACCGTCGTCGCCTACATCCGGCGCCGTCGCACGGAACGCGCCCGGCACCTGCTCATCGCCTCCACACTGGCCATCCCCGCGATCGCGGCGACCGTCGGCATCCCCGACCTGCAGGCCTTCAACAAGGCCTGCCGCAAGGAGCTGGGCGCGTCGCCGCGGGCCGTCCGGGAGGGACACGGATAG
- a CDS encoding amidohydrolase family protein, translated as MTNVDVHQHLWSPSLVTALRARREPPYLDGWTLYLKGEPPYGLPPADHDAVRRAELAATDGLGLALVSLSAPIGVEWLPAAEARPLLDAYHEGAAALPAPFGAWAAACVRDVDAKATADCLDLGFAGLQLPADALADAAGYARCAPLLELLEERDLPLFVHPGPAAGGSEGPGWWPAMVPYVQQMHAAWFAFRAYGRPRHPRLRVCFALLAGLAPLHGERFAARGDGRTEPDPLVFVETSSYGPRAVESVVRALGVDALVQGSDRPYAEPPQHPGHGLGGAAAYAFRIANPRRLLTGKE; from the coding sequence ATGACCAATGTCGACGTACACCAGCATCTGTGGAGCCCGTCGCTGGTGACGGCCTTGAGGGCGCGCCGCGAGCCGCCGTATCTGGACGGCTGGACGCTGTATCTGAAGGGCGAGCCGCCCTACGGCCTGCCGCCCGCCGACCACGACGCGGTCCGGCGCGCGGAACTCGCCGCCACCGACGGCCTCGGCCTCGCGCTCGTCTCCCTCTCGGCGCCGATCGGCGTGGAGTGGCTGCCCGCGGCCGAGGCACGGCCGCTGCTGGACGCCTATCACGAGGGCGCGGCCGCGCTCCCCGCGCCGTTCGGGGCGTGGGCCGCCGCCTGTGTGCGGGACGTCGACGCCAAGGCGACGGCGGACTGCCTGGACCTGGGATTCGCCGGCCTCCAGCTGCCCGCCGACGCCCTGGCGGACGCGGCCGGTTACGCCCGGTGCGCCCCTCTGCTCGAGCTGCTCGAAGAGCGCGACCTCCCGCTGTTCGTGCACCCGGGGCCCGCGGCCGGTGGCTCCGAGGGGCCCGGGTGGTGGCCCGCGATGGTCCCCTACGTCCAGCAGATGCACGCCGCCTGGTTCGCCTTCCGCGCCTACGGCCGCCCCCGCCATCCGCGGCTGCGGGTCTGCTTCGCACTGCTGGCCGGGCTCGCCCCGCTGCACGGGGAGCGGTTCGCCGCGCGCGGGGACGGCAGGACGGAGCCGGACCCGTTGGTGTTCGTCGAGACGTCCTCGTACGGGCCGCGTGCCGTCGAGTCCGTTGTGCGTGCGCTGGGCGTGGACGCCCTGGTCCAGGGTTCGGACCGGCCGTACGCCGAGCCGCCGCAGCACCCCGGCCACGGGCTCGGCGGAGCGGCGGCCTACGCCTTCCGGATCGCCAACCCGCGGCGACTGCTCACCGGGAAGGAATGA